A region of Pseudorca crassidens isolate mPseCra1 chromosome 8, mPseCra1.hap1, whole genome shotgun sequence DNA encodes the following proteins:
- the FMC1 gene encoding protein FMC1 homolog, whose translation MAALGSPLRTWRGLLRELRYLNAATGRPYRHTPAYRYLVKAFRAHRVTSEKLCRAQHELHFQAATYLCLLRSIREHVALHQEFHCKGERSVEESAGLVGLKLPPQPGGKGWEP comes from the exons ATGGCGGCCTTGGGGTCACCGCTGCGTACTTGGCGAGGCCTTCTCCGAGAGTTGCGCTACTTGAACGCGGCCACAGGCCGACCCTATCGCCACACCCCGGCCTATCGGTACCTCGTGAAGGCTTTCCGTGCACATCGG GTCACCAGTGAGAAGTTGTGCAGAGCCCAGCATGAGCTTCATTTCCAAGCTGCCACCTATCTCTGCCTTCTGCGCAGCATCCGAGAACATGTGGCCCTTCACCAGGAATTTCATTGCAAGGGTGAGCGCTCAGTGGAGGAGTCGGCTGGCTTAGTGGGTCTCAAGTTGCCCCCACAGCCTGGAGGGAAGGGCTGGGAGCCATGA